Genomic window (Arachis hypogaea cultivar Tifrunner chromosome 13, arahy.Tifrunner.gnm2.J5K5, whole genome shotgun sequence):
GTCGACATAGGACAATGTTCTATATTTATAAAAGTAAtgagtataatttaattttgagcAGAAAAAGGTAATGGTGACAGCAAAACCCATTCTAGAAGAGAGTATTATGAGGTTATATAGTGTTACTCCTCATCCTTGCTGTTTGAAGGTGGCTGATTTAGGATGTTCTTCAGGACCAAATACACTTCAAGTGATATATGATATCATAAATATTGTTGATATCACTACTTGTAACTTGAATCCTAAGCTACCGGTTTTTCAGTTCTTCTTGAATGATCTGTTTGGAAACGATTTCAATACCCTTTTTCAATCACTTTCTCAATTCTTGAAAATTATAGAAGAGAAGAAGACACATAAATTTGGTCCATGTTTTGTTTATGCTGCTCCTGGAACATTTTACAGCAGGCTATTTCCCAACAATTTCTTACACTTGGTTCATTCCTCTTACAGTCTTCATTGGCTTTCTCAGGTAGAAGCtttagtttttataaaaaaattactaatatttttgcAAACTAAAACGCACAGCTTAGTTGGCTTAACTCACTCTCACATAAagttattgatttttaatttttaacattaGTAACTTGATTTTTGAATTTGGGCTAAAAGCAGGTCACTGACTTTAATTTTAATGATGGAATTGGTTACAATAAAATCAggtattttttatctatttaatttaatattattttatattttattatttttaatttaattttttatattatacaaaaatattagaatattcaataaatattaatattattgtatttttatagATTGATAAAACAAATTTACAAATTACAACTTaagaagttttaattttttttaagttaagttCTGAGCCCAAGCAATTATACTTTTTAGCATTATATTTGTCAAAttggatatatttttttttaaccaaagatagagagattcgaacccgcaacctTTTAAGTGAGTAtgaagagactatgccatttgaattataactcattggcaaattggatatttttttattcattcaatTTAGTACTATTTTATGTTTGTTAGTTCCTCAATtgaatgtttttttaataaaaaaaaattaataagtatTGGTTATTAATATTGAgaaagaaattattaaaaaatttagttcttCTGAGTCAATTATTGAgaattttaaaactcaaaaaatatcattataattattatagaatattttataatttctatttataaaattatttatttattaccgtattagtaacaaacttaaaaaataattatatctataaatttattttaatttaaatactattataattttattaaatttttaattaatttttaaaatttaaaaacttataaCTGAGATTTTAtactatataaaaattaataaaatttaattataaaattttatctaatataaatttttaattataaatttttaaatgatgaaaatttaataaaactatcgTAGTAACCAACAGAATTATTAAACTTTCTTACTTTCACGTATGTTTTGAATAATAGGCACCAAAGGAGTTGGCTAATAAGGAAAATATACATCTAATAAGTACCAGTCCTCCAGAAATGCACAAAGCATATCGTGAAAAATTCCAAAAAGACTTTAAACTATTTCTTAAATTACGTTCACAAGAACTGGTACCTGGAGGTGCCATGTTTCTTACTTTACTTGGAAGGGACAAAACTCCTGTTATGAGAAAAGCTTGGGAGCTAATTAGCACAACACTAAATGACATGGTATTGGAggtatgtatataataatttttttttcctttatatttcttgttttgtactatatatatatatagttatgatATACCTCTTactcaaacatatatatataaataccaaaaatcagttattaattaACCACAATATATAGAAATACATATTCTGTATCTTataataacttttttattataatattataaacaagtttgattattttgataattgattatttaattaaaaaatatttaaatcgatatatattaatatctaaatatatatatagtaccTGATTTGGTGATTGatatttattgtatatataatatttttgataatcAGATGTTATAATAATGATATTTGTTGTAGAATTTGACTGAAGCCGTAAAATTGGAGTCCTTTAATTTACCACTGTATGACTCTACAATAGAGGAAGCTAAAGAAGTAATTGAAGAAGAAGGATCTTTCACTCTTCTAAGGTTGGAATCTGTCACACTGGATTGGGATGCACACATAAATGAAGATATTAATGATGACAATAATGAACTTGATCTAAATATGAGGGCAGAGTTTATAGCTAAATACCATAGAGCTGTTTTAGAGCCTCTTTTGAAAGCACAATTTGGAGAAGAACTCATGGACCAATTATTTCTTAGATTTAAGAATAAGGTTGTTCAATGGTTGATGGAGGTACAAGTATTAGAACTTTCTACTCTCGTAATATCACTCATAAAGAATGCTTGACGACTGAAATATATGCGTTATTTGATtattgttagagatataattagtTTTCTATATATTAGTTTAAGTTGTTGGAACAAcgatttaataataatttattatattttgagcCGTCTAATTACATGTTGCATGAATAAATAGTCACTCTAGCTTTagtgtttataaaatatttgtatttctttaaatataagttacttttaaatgATTTCTCtgtcattttaaatattttttctaatttttaaattaaaaaaataatttaatattttaaatttattttttcctctAAATACTCCATTTCATTTCGAATGTCCAAATACACAATTTAACAAATGAGCCACTATAATGCcattatttttttcttgatttgCTAATATTTCTGTGTAAATATTAATcccaacaaattaaaattttgcaCTGTATACAGTACAGTTACTTTTGAGTTGGGATGTGGTTAGGAGCCTTACATATATACAAGTTGATGAAACTAACTAGAGTTAGATTACTTACTAATCAAGCTAACCACAATTAACTAAATAACCGTATCCTTGCTCTAACTAACTCTGCCAGCTGTGATTGGTTGGATAGCTGTAATTTCCACTTTCCCTAACTTGGGACTAATAACTGATATGCAACTAACTTGCTGTTAGGCTTCCAGATTGGGGAATAGGGTGCGCCAGATTAGCGGTGTACATTCGGTGGCTAACCAGATTTGCAAAAATATATTAGTATGTTTAGTCTAATATAGATTTATCTTAAATGAATGGATCggactttcattttcgaaatttGTATAGATTATgataagaagacaaaaaaatcagctagaacttatcttatttaatatttattaattattataataattaataaatactagataaaataaattcttactatttttgggtaatttattttggttaattACCAAATATTTTCGATATTTGATATATAATCGGTCTCCCCATTTAATACTCCTAGTTAACGATTTATTTTTAAaggttattaaataaattaatattaattagattaaagttaaaaaattaagcttatttacataaaaaatgcttcactctattttttttttcggcgCTCCTCTTAACAAATATACAAAACAGAAATGGTGATAGCAGGAAATAATATTTTTCCTACGAATTAAATTAGATTAAAGATGATATAAGAGTGTACAATTTCAGGTTCCAAAGAAGTTGATTGAAGGAGAAGAGCCAATGTGGGACAACATATATTTAACAAGAACAAGTCCTGTGTCAATGCACAAAGCATATTTGGAGCAATTCCAGAAGAATTGGTACCAAGTGGTGGCATGCTTTTGACATTCATTGGAAGACAAGAAGATACTTCGGAAATGAGAACTTGTTGCGAGCTAATGGACATGTCACTCAAGGACTTGCTCTGATACCACAAGTTTATTTTGTGAGAAAATCAATTGTATTCTCTCTAGCTATTTTAacgtatatatacacatatatagaaAAAATGTTTACTATTTTAGGCCCTATCGTTTAGCTACTAACCCTAcaatttagtattttaatttatagctttcatatttaaaaaaagagaTCTCTAAAAATAAGTTATAGAATTTCTATAATTAAGCATAAGAAATCTCAACACTCCCCCTCAAGTTGGTGCATAGAAATCACATATGCCCAACTtgcttaagaattttgaaaaaacttgACTTGAAACTGCTTTTGTGAGGATATCTGCCAATTGATCTTCTGATCGAATCTTAGGTAACTCTAGAATCTTCGCATCTAGTTTCTCCTTAATGAAAAATCTATCTACTTCCACATGCTTCAAACGATTATGTTGGATCGAATTATGAGCAATATCACATGCAGCCTTGTTGTCACAATACAATTGAATTGGTTGCTTgggggaaaaatccaaatccaTCAAGAAGAGTCATAGCCATAGTATTTCGCATAGTCCAAGTGCCATTCCTCTAAATTCAGCCTCTGCACTTGAACGTGTTACAATATTCTGCTTCTTGCTTCTCTAGGAAACAAGATTACCTCCTACAAAGGTGAAATAACCAAAAGTTGAACATTGTTCATTTATTGTCCCAACCCAATCAACATCTGTATATGCATCCATATTTTGACAATCTACATTTTTAGTGAACAAGATTCCTTTTCCTGGAGAAGATTTCAGATATCTCAGAATACGTACCACTGCATTCATATGTTGTTATCCAGGATTATGCATAAACTGGCTCACAACACTCAATGCATATGCAAGATCTGGCCTTGTGTGTGCCAAGTACATTAACCTTCCAACCAATCTCTGGTATCGCCCTTTATCGACTGGCACTTGATTTGATTCAACTGATAACTTCAATCCTTCTTCCATTGGTGTATCAGCTGGCTGACAGGCTGACATGCCAGTTTCTTGTAACAAGTCTAAAGTATATTTTCTTTGAGATAGAAAAATATCTTTGATGGATCTAGACACTTCGATTCCAAGGAAGAATTTTAAAGGGTTGAGACCTTTCATTTCAAATTCTTTAAACAAGTAACTTTGTAATGCCTTTCTTTCTTCAGGATCATCTCCCATTACCACCATGTCATCTACGTAAACAATAAGTGCAGTTATCTTACCATGTTGTTTCTTCAAGAACAAAGTATGATCTGTATTGCTTTGATTGTAGTTGAAAGCCTTCATGAATTTGGTGAATCTTCCAACCCATGTCCTTGGAGATTGCTTAATCCCATACAACGATTTTTTTAATCTGCACATCTTTTGAGTGTGTTTTTCTAGTATCATGCATCCTGGTGGAAGGTCCATGTAGACTTCTTCAGACAACTCTCCATGTAGAAAGACATTCTTCACATCAAACTGTTGTAATGGCCAGTTCAAATTTGAAGCTAAAGACAACAAGACTCGAATTGTGTTGATTTTGGCTACAGGTGCAAATGTTTCTGTATAATCAATTCCATAGACCTGAGTGTGCCCTTTAATAACTAGTCTTGCTTTAAAGCGTTCGACTGTACCATTAGCAGTAGAGACAAATTTTTGTGAGAAAGGTTTAAGGGATGAAACCTGTCTAGAATCAAAGGTCATGTGATCCGAAGCACCAGAGTCAATTATCCATGTACTATTAGAAACAGGTGCGCAAATATTTAAAACTTTACCTCCATTACCTGCTGTTGCTACCAAAGCTGGGCCTTTTTCCTCAATATCTTGATCTACCTTTGATTCTACAACTGTAGAAGTGGAGTTCTTGTGTGAATTCTTCTTTCGTGGATCACGATTATGATCCCACTAGTCCGGATATCCCACAAGTTCAAAACAGTGACTTTTGGTATGGCCAGATTGATCACAATGGGCGCATCTATAAGTGGATTTGTTAGCACTATCAGTAGATTTAAAATGATTGGAGCCTGTTCGATCTTGCTGATTGGGATTGGATTTGTGTTGAGTGGATCGGCTCCGGCTAACAAGGGCTGAAGCTTCAGGCTTCTCAGGTTCTCCTTTCATTGTTGCAAGCCACACAAACTCACGACGAACCAGTGAGTAGCATTCTTCTAAATCAGGGATTGGATCTTTTCTCAAAATATCACCACGAATCTGATCGAACTCACAATCCAAACCAACAAGAAAGATATGCACCCTCTGTCTCTCAATGGATTTGCGATACAGTTCTACATCTTTCTCAGATTCCATACTCACCTTATTGTGATGATCCAACTCACCAAAAATTTCAATTAATTCACCATAATAGATAGAAAGTGTTCTGCCATCTTGTTTGGCAGAAAAAGCCCTCTGATTCAAGGTGAAAACTTGCAGTTCATCAGCCCATTATAGAAAGCTTTTTATAAAGCCTTCCAAATTTCACGAGCAGTAGGAAGACGAATATATCGCTTCATGATTTCCGGAGACATGGACATCAATAGCCATCTCTTAACTTTTTGGTTGTCTGTGTACCACTTGTCGTAACTTGCATCTTTTTCAGTCGGTGGTGCTGTTTTACCACGAATAAAGGAGAGTTTCTCCTTCTCAGCAATATGCATCTCCATCATCTAGTATCAAACATCATAGTTCGTTTCATTGAGGACAATTCTAGCATTGAAAGATGAATTTTCAGATTGAATAATGATAGGAGCAGTCTTAGTGCCAGAGGGTTCAGAGGGGTCAGACTCTGACTTGTCCATTGTACTAGACGTAACCTGGGCTCTGGTACCAAGTTTATTTTGTAAGAAGAAAATCAATTGTATTCTCTCTAACTATTTCAACGTATATGTACACATATATAGAAAAAATGTTTACTATTCTAGGCCTTATCGTTTAGCTACTGACCCTATAATTTAGTATCCTAATTTATAGCTTCCATATTTACAAAAAGAGATCCCTAAAAATAAGTTACAGAATTCCTATAATTAAGTATAAGAAATCTCAACAGTAGGTACACATTATACACActtttacataattttaaatataataattaataaaataatgaataaaagtATTTCTGTATTATAATTATCCAATTATAAATAGGTGGACTTTAGATGGTCGATGCTACAATAGTTATATAtgtgttgttaaaattaaaattatattttttatgtattttagtaaggatttttttagtaatattttttaaaagtattgttaaataataaaaaattattattctaattttaataatatttttaaaaaaatatattatagatATTATAATTATCATAGCATAAACATACTAATATATACCTCATAATTATAtacatttattaagaaaataatttaaaacatcTCGTGTTAGATAAATTTAAGTGAGTATAAAAAGTTACTCTTTCTttaattatcatatttttatagttatttctttttctcgTTTATTCTTAGCTTTCTTCTTAATTTAATAAAGTTATTGATAAGAAAAATTAGTAGATGTCATTGgtcttttttttaaatgaataattgtttctaacaaaataaactaaaatttaaaagttgaaacaaaataaaaatttgctCTAAGAGACAATAACAATACTTTATCTGTCCTTTAATGAACACTTCAGTATGTTATGCACAATAACATGTATGGTGAAAATACCATATTTTTGTGTGCAGAATCTGATTGAAAAGGCAATTTTGGAATGCTTCAATATGCCAAGTTATGACCCCTCAATGGAGGAAGTTAAACAAATAATTAAGGAAGAAGGATCTTTCGTTGTTCACAAACTGAAAACTATTCAACATGAATGGAGATGCTAACGATGACAATAAGGTTGATGAGAATATGAAAGGGCAAATTGTAGCTAAATACATTAGAGCTATTACTCAACCCCTTTTAAAGGCACATTTTGGAGAATTGACAATGGATGAGTTATTCCTTACGTTGGAAAATAAACTTGTTCAACTTATCAAGGtgattaaaatattcaaatttcctACCCTTGTAATATCCCTTATTAAAAATGCTTagtgcattatatatatataaccaacaCAGTTGAATGGTcaactcactcgtccgcttaagcaaaTGTCGGAGGTTCGAATTCtgtcttgtgcatgcagcaacctatACTAGAGCTCCTATAGAACCTTTTTTGAAGTGATAACTCTCTAACTAGAGTTATACTTTATTCTTGTCTTTTGTTATagtttatgaatttatttggttaaaatataataaaaatatttaaattaatttattattattaactaatattgtaacaccctaccatacagagtcttatgcttaagtcataattcagagatggcaaggtattacgacctctaaaacaaaaatttagtacgtatagtattatgaatgattgattataactaggagccttgtagaaaagggggtaaacaaaaaccgtaactcgaacgcgcaacactctgatcgataacgtaacgagcaaagaataagctagcgcaagatcatatatataaagagtgtgaaaaacgggaatatcaagactcaaaacccggttgcgaagataaccggtccgagcatagcaatatatacatatgataaaataagaaaaccccaaaggaaacccaaagggacacaaatacagaaaacctattctccaaaaattccctctagaaggagtcgtcacagtttgtattatttaatggagataaaagtatctaaacaagatatataacccaaaacagagtcccgagaacaaaggatcttcgctaatccagaagtctccagcatgcttcagcgagaaacctcacgtcctgcatctgaaaaccacaaaatccgcatgggtgagaaccagatgtccccagcacggtaacagcttccacatatataatacataataatagaggaaagccgaaggcaatcctagaacttcctccagataatatcaaagcttataaacaagctaaaccgtaagtggcaactggctaaagattcttcagtctaactaatacttccctttccaattccttcagacctcccaaccaccagcaggagtataatatagcaaacacagttatatcagacaagaaatttacaaataggaacaaataaggcatttaggcaattagcaagtaatatgcagtcaaataggcaatctcaaacaattcatgtagtatgcttatgatgcatgcctgtccctagtggctgatgatatcatctgtcggttatagagccaacccgacaagtcctggtagctaaccattggactgtccctctgtcgtgcatccccaactcgagttatactcatcataaacttgatcataatcatgatctatatccatcaccctcactggtgaatatttatccatcaccatcattggtgaatatttacgggggcgagctcatccgggcctttcacagtgcccggccacacttacgacatagggtcaaaagagcttcgagtctcaacctggagcacgtggtggctagccactgctactacccagggaaaccctcatctccaatggtggaagtgcaaacattcacaattcaatcaacagcatatatgcatttatacttggccataaacatggctccgccgtaacacggcaataatccagccatccggctcacggttaaatccataaccagccaattcattaacaattacggcctttcggcccatggcataacaagtacttccaccgccattctccgcatctcacataatcatctttgatcctcaatgatcattcatttttcccttgcttcactcgcaagttaccacattcactagtcctttttctcatgctaggcatatcataatgatttaagacataagtggtgagatcggaggcttagaagtatgaaatttggcttttaaaactcaaaaatcaactttgggatgaaaacagggccacgcgtacgcgcactccacgcgcacgcgtggatgatgctttctcgaagaacggcgcatacgcgccaagtgcgcctacgcgcgaggggtcattctgctaaaaattttctaagttaaaagctgcagaattcacagattcaacccccaatcttccgacggtcataactctctcattttaaatcatttttcacccgttcttcgaacggcatggacatcccggatccaatttcatttttaaacagAATTGGCACgaatcaaagatccgtagtccaagttatgtcccgtcaaagtatgcccaaaaaccatattttcattcaaaaccacaaagtgccattttcaaaacaagccactttcaactcttttcaaaatcaattaaaacatgccaatttcatcccttttctttgaaatcaatcaaagtgtaccaaattcaacaacaagccatcctcaactcacgcattgacattttaccaaaattctcaaaactacctccaaccattttaacacttctcaatcaaaaggccaaaggataaacacaatattatgtcatacatccttctcatcccaatttctaacaatatcaatttccaatcaaccatcattatacataatcatcatactcaccaacaatatggcactacccatcaattcaacctcaatcattcatcaagcatatatcacaacatgcattttctcacatatcacacaatcaaggcatcaatattcataatcacacatatgatcacatcatatatctcaaccattccacaacatcatcaattcaatgcctatcttagggcctctagcctaagtatttcctaccacattacatattagatacgggaaaccgaaaccataccttagccaatttcccaagctcaaccggagcacttccaaaccacttgtccacaagctctcaaggcatcaacacctccaagaacagattttatcacacaaaaccctcttccaagctttccaaaatcaccaatcaagctccaatattcacatatacacaaccacACCCAAGGTcaaaggagacaagattaaccttctccttcaagagagttgggtcctcaagattaattgtatgggtttttgagagctcttcgcggtgaacacgtggccgcaaacggagcggcaatcggagctctagatcaaaagttatggtggtttaaagatcaagtgagagatagaacttgagagagtgttcttccctccatggcctctctttttcagcgtgtattagtgttgtgtgaggagagagagtgctgaaaaatagggttttggtttagttatgttgggccaagggcccactttgggtccggttggaccggtttggcccgttcggtccaatcttggtccgatttccataaaattggtaccgaaattctcgtctcaatttcctctatcatattaagccataaaaataacatttttggctttctagaataaattctcatttatgggttaattagccgttaattaaccggatcttacattctacccacctaattgggaattttgcccacaaaattcaaattcaaattcaattacctgagaataagtgcggataatccgttcgcatctccgactcaagttcccaagtgtgttcctcaacaccgcctcgactccaagccactttgactaatgaaacctcttttccacgcaaccgtttgatactagtatcatcaattctgactggagccactggaagcgtcaaatcttctcttaactgaaccgattcgggttctaacacatggctagcatcaggagtgtactttcgaagctgcgacacgtgaaatacgtcgtgcaggtttgaaagatggggtggtagagccacccgatacgccaccggcccaatcctctccaagatctgaaatggaccaatgtatcgagaattcaacttctttgctttaatcgctctacctactcctgtggtcggagtaactttcaggaaaacatgatctcctgcctcaaattctaagggcttccgcctttgatcggcgtaactcttttgacgactctgtgccgtaagcatcctatctcggattttcttgacttgttcagtggtctcagctatcatttccggccccaacaagcctttctctccagcttcataccaacatagtggagattgacattttctcccatacaaagcctcatacggagccattccgatgctcgcatggtaactattattgtatgcaaactctactaacggcatataccgatcccaactcgccggttggtccaaaacacaagctctcaacatatcctctagtgtttggatcgtcctctcggattgaccatctgtttgaggatggtacgctgtactcaagcttaatcgagttccaaaagctttctgaaatgcaccccagaacctcgaagtgaaacgaggatctctatcagagattatagtagcaggtacaccatggagtctcacaatttcctttatgtataaccgagctagctcctcaagggtgtaagtcatccgaacgggtaaaaagtgagctgacttcgtcagtcggtccacgatcacccagatagcatcaaaaccagtcctagtccttggcaatcccgacacaaagtccattgcaatacttttccacttccattgcggaacctctaagggttgcaacatcccggaaggtctttgatgttcaatctttaccttttgacaagttaagcactttgaaacatattccgccacatcattcttcatacccggccaccaaaacatcgcctttaaatcatggtacatcttagtactccccgggtgaatggagaatccgcttttgtgtgcctcctttaagatatcttgcctcaaagtgccaacatccggcacaatgatcctacccttgaatctccataacccatctttttctttcgacactctccactgttttccttgctcgatagccggtaacaccttccataacgcttcatcattttcatgagcctttaggagttcggacttaaagtcactcgagatttctaatcggctcaaacacaaggttccagatacttctcgagcaccaatttttagactctcgaatcccttgagcaacttctcctcttgaagcatcatccaagacgcatataacgacttccgacttaacgcatccgctaCTATATTTgcttttcccggatggtaattcaactcaaagtcgtagtccttcaataattccatccaccttctctgcctcatattaagctctttctgatcaaagaggtatttcaagctcttgtgatcggagaagacttggaacttaaccccatagagataatgtctccacaccttcaaggcaaacacgaccacagcgagttccaaatcgtgcgtagggtaactaacttcgtgaggtcttaactgtcgtgaggcatacgccaccacattatgatgctgcatcagcacgcatcctagaccctttagtgaggcatcacagtacacctcaaatggtttgttcggctcaggtaacactaacacaggtgcagtggtcaactttttcttcaatgcctgaaagctctcctcacactcaagagtccaaacaaacggagtgtctttgcgggttaactttgtcaacggcaaagctaattgcgaaaagcctttgatgaaccttcggtaatagccagctaaacccaga
Coding sequences:
- the LOC112736908 gene encoding S-adenosyl-L-methionine:benzoic acid/salicylic acid carboxyl methyltransferase 1 produces the protein MDAQQVLHMNNGNGETSYANNSKFQKKVMVTAKPILEESIMRLYSVTPHPCCLKVADLGCSSGPNTLQVIYDIINIVDITTCNLNPKLPVFQFFLNDLFGNDFNTLFQSLSQFLKIIEEKKTHKFGPCFVYAAPGTFYSRLFPNNFLHLVHSSYSLHWLSQAPKELANKENIHLISTSPPEMHKAYREKFQKDFKLFLKLRSQELVPGGAMFLTLLGRDKTPVMRKAWELISTTLNDMVLENLTEAVKLESFNLPLYDSTIEEAKEVIEEEGSFTLLRLESVTLDWDAHINEDINDDNNELDLNMRAEFIAKYHRAVLEPLLKAQFGEELMDQLFLRFKNKVVQWLMEVQVLELSTLVISLIKNA